A genome region from Pongo pygmaeus isolate AG05252 chromosome 17, NHGRI_mPonPyg2-v2.0_pri, whole genome shotgun sequence includes the following:
- the AQP4 gene encoding aquaporin-4 produces the protein MSDRPTARRWGKCGPLCTRENIMVAFRGVWTQAFWKAVTAEFLAMLIFVLLSLGSTINWGGMEKPLPVDMVLISLCFGLSIATMVQCFGHISGGHINPAVTVAMLCTRKISIAKSVFYIAAQCLGAIIGAGILYLVTPPSVVGGLGVTMVHGNLTAGHGLLVELIITFQLVFTIFASCDSKRTDVTGSIALAIGFSVAIGHLFAINYTGASMNPARSFGPAVIMGNWENHWIYWVGPIIGAVLAGGLYEYVFCPDVELKRRFKEAFSKAAQQTKGSYMEVEDNRSQVETDDLILKPGVVHVIDIDRGEEKKGKDQSGEVLSSV, from the exons ATGAGTGACAGACCCACAGCAAGGCGGTGGGG taAGTGTGGACCTTTGTGTACCAGAGAGAACATCATGGTGGCTTTCAGAGGGGTCTGGACTCAAGCTTTCTGGAAAGCAGTCACAGCGGAATTTCTGGCCATGCTTATTTTTGTTCTCCTCAGCCTGGGATCCACCATCaactggggtggaatggaaaagcCTTTACCGGTCGACATGGTTCTCATCTCCCTTTGCTTTGGACTCAGCATTGCAACCATGGTGCAGTGCTTTGGCCACATCAGCGGTGGCCACATCAACCCTGCAGTAACTGTGGCCATGTTGTGCACCAGGAAGATCAGCATCGCCAAGTCTGTCTTCTACATCGCAGCCCAGTGCCTGGGGGCCATCATTGGAGCAGGAATCCTCTATCTGGTCACACCTCCCAGTGTGGTGGGAGGCCTGGGAGTCACCATG gttCATGGAAATCTTACCGCTGGTCACGGTCTCCTGGTTGAGTTGATAATCACATTTCAATTGGTGTTTACTATCTTTGCCAGCTGTGATTCCAAACGGACTGATGTCACTGGCTCAATAGCTTTAGCAATTGGATTTTCTGttgcaattggacatttattTGCA ATCAATTATACTGGTGCCAGCATGAATCCCGCCCGATCCTTTGGACCTGCAGTTATCATGGGAAATTGGGAAAACCATTGG ATATATTGGGTTGGGCCCATCATAGGAGCTGTCCTCGCTGGCGGCCTTTATGAGTATGTCTTCTGTCCAGATGTTGAACTCAAACGTCGTTTTAAAGAAGCCTTCAGCAAAGCTGCCCAGCAAACAAAAGGAAGCTACATGGAGGTGGAGGACAACAGGAGTCAGGTAGAGACGGATGACCTGATTCTAAAACCTGGAGTGGTGCACGTGATTGACATTGACCGGGGAGAGGAGAAGAAGGGGAAAGACCAGTCTGGAGAGGTATTGTCTTCAGTATGA